Sequence from the Cucurbita pepo subsp. pepo cultivar mu-cu-16 chromosome LG02, ASM280686v2, whole genome shotgun sequence genome:
tcccctctctaaccgacgtgggatctcgtcatccactctccttgggggcccaacatcctcgttggcacaccgcccagtgtctggttctgatactatttgtaacagcccaagcccactgctagcagatattatcagctttggcccattacgtatcaccgtcagcctcacggttgtaaaatgcgtttgttagggagaggtttccacactcttataaaaaatgctttgttcccctctccaaccgatatgagatctcacaatccaccctccttggaggctcaacgtcctcgctcgcacaccgcccggtgtctggctctaataccatttgtaacagtcaaagcctaccgctagcagatattgtccgctttggtccgttacgtatgaCCGTcagtgattttaaaacgctttggttagggagaggttttcacgcccTCTCTTCAACTGAATGATGTGAGTTATTCCAGCCAATCTCATGAACATTAAAAGTGTAGGGAGAAAAGAGTAAGGAGCGAGCAAGACGTACTGAATTATCTCGATCGTGTCGAAAATGACGTGGGAACCATTTTGAAAGACGGGAAGTTTTACACTCGGGTTCATCTTGAAGAACGAGGAGTCCATGTTCTTGGCCGTGATAGGATTGACATGATACGACGTGTAGTCGATGCCTTGCTCTTCGAGGGCAAGTCTCACCTTCTGGCTGTTCAAAGAGTATGGATGATGATATAACTGCATTGCTTAGTTACTAACATCAAGAGAGTACTTGGAGTACTCGCTCTTGGTTTATGGCTCAAAAATTCGCGTGGGATCTACAGGAAAACGTCGACTCGAAAGCCTGCAATGACCGTAGTGGAAAGCAATCAACATCAAAGAAAACTCGAGTTTCCATAATAGAAAGATGATGAAAATCAAACGAGGAATTCATAGACTCATATGCCAAAGATGTTCCTATTCGTATGCACACTGattgtaacatcccaagcccaccactagtagatactgTCTCTGTTTTggcgtcgtcagcctcacggtttttaaaacgcgtttactaggaaAAGgtgtccacacccttataaggaatgcttcgtttccctcttcaaccgatgtgggatctcacaatccaccccccttggaggcccaacgtcctcgctagtacactgtccggtgtctgactcttgtccgttttggcccgttacgtatcgtcgttagcctcacagtttttaaaacatgtctactaaagagaggtttccacacccttagaaggaatgtttcgtttccatctccaactgacgtgggatctcacaatccacccccttagggacCCTGCATCCTCACTAACACACCAcccaatgtctggctttgataccatttgtaacagcccaagtccaccgctagaagacattgtccgttttgactcATTACATATTGCTGTTATCCTCACAGCtgttaaaacacatctactagggagaggttcccacacccttataaggaatgctttgttcccatctccaactgggttgggatctcacaatccacccccttaggaacccaacgtcctcactagcacaccacccggtgtctagctctgataccatctataaaagcccaagcccaccgttagtagatattgcctactttgacccattacgtatcacctcACAccttagcctcacggtttctacaacacatctactaggggagaggtttccacacccttatcagCAATGCTTCGTatccctctcaaaccaatgtgagatctcacactatTACActaagaaccaagaaaaaacGGAGCCCGATACTAGTTTCCGCTAAGCAATGTCTAAACAAAACGAGATACCGCCTGCAACATCACTTCTTAAGAACTTCAGATCAACACTTCACTCATTCAGATTCAATGCTACAATGTGAACAGAAACAACAATTTGATAGCCACAACCATCTTCTAAAACATGAAGTTCTTGTAATCAAACAATCCTATTGTACTTTGACAAAGAAAGcatcaaaactcaaataatcaaatcaagaaactcaTATAAAGGATTCTACATAATCATGTAAAGAACACAAACAACCAAACAAGACTCAGATAAAATCTTCACAATCAGATTCCAAATACGATTCAATAAGAACCATAAAACAGGAAATTAAGGGCGAAATAAGAACATACGCTCACACCAGAGAGCCAGAAGCCATGCGATTCTTCGGAAAcctgaagaacaagaagaaaaccaaaaggaaaatcGATAAAGAAACATATCTCTTTTCAGATTCGTGGGGAGCacgtgaagaagaagaagaaacaaagaacacaAAAGCTTATCTACACTTTAATGGAGGATTTAACGAAGAATACAGAGCTTAAAACCCACACATTAAAggctgaaaaagaagaaaggaaaagggcAAAAGAAAAACGGACAAATAGTTACCATGAAAGGCTTGCAAATTCGCGATTGGGTCGCTTTTCTGGAGATTGACAAAGCACGGAAAAAGAGTTGAAGGAGTCGAAGGTCTCTTTGTGAAGCACGAAAGTTGGGAAGAAAATTTGGGAAATGCCGTTATGTTGCCGATATGAATACGGAGTGGATTACTCATTTGTTCATATCATTACTAAGCTGAGTGAGCGACAGCTTATTAATTGGTATAAAAGTTTCCAATTATAACCCTGTAAGTTTCGAgagtcaaatttttttatgtccGATAGATTTGGGAGTTGTCAGGacttgaattaaattataactcTATAAGTAAGTTTGGAGTTGTCTGGACTTAAATTATAACTCTATAAGTAAGTTTTCAGagtcaaatttttaattttacatagATTTGGGGAGTTGTCTCgacttaaattaaattataacgGAGTTGTCTGGACAAATTATAACCCTATAAGTAAGTTTCCAGagtcaaatttttaattttacctcTGATAGATTTGAGAGTTAAAAAATGAGTGATGATGATGCCAATATTAATTCTAGAGATGTAAATTTTAACCCGAGTGAAAAGATTAATAACCCTAGATTAAAATGGTAAATCAATTTAATCATATTCGCTTTAGCCGGATTAGTAATTTAGTAATGAAGGTAAGTTCACCCTTTGAGTGGTTACTTTAGGGTACATAATGACTGTAATAAAGAATTgaatgctaaaaaaaaaaaactaaataaagaatttttacTCGAAAATAAGGATTAGAATGATTAGGCTCGTCAAGTAAGATCAATAAGGATCATAACGAGCATAATCGAGTAAGGTCAATAAAGATCCTAACAAATCACTCTAAACTTTAGCAGCAACAGAAAATAAGGATCACACCGATTAGGTTCGTCAAGTCGAGTCTAAGGATCATAATGAGCAAAATCATCAAGGTCAATAAAGATCATAACAAGCTAATAAGGTCGATACGGATCATAACGAGCAGGCTCATCAAGTAAGATCAATAAGGATCATAACGAGCAAGCTCATCAAGTAAGATCAATAAGGATCATAACGAGCGGCTTATCAAGTAAGGTCAATAAGGATCGTAACGAGCCTCTCGTACAGATTTTAGGCAATAATCTAAAACAGGGTGGAGGAGAAGAACTATGAAGAGCAATTATATTGGCAGCCTGATCAAGTAATAGATCTAGACCGCATTCTGTACATCATACAGCCGTTTAATCTATAGCTTTGAttcagaaaaataataataaacagcAAACTATTCATTGGATGATACCTCAAATCAAAACAGAATGTCCTAAACACAACTCTATAGTTTTATATTCCCAAAATTGTTCTTATCTGGTCTGGAGGATGCCTTGCAAGTGACTTGGGGTCTGGGTAACCATTGTTGGGATCCATGATTGCCTCGTATATAAGCTCGTAACCTTCAGCCAGCGATCGAGCCACTTGAATACAGGCTTCCGATCGCAATTTGGGAACCTGCAAAAGCTCAAACTCTGGAAGGGAACTCTCACTTCCCAAAACAAGCCCGAAAAACGCCTTCAAGTTCTCTGAGAGTGAAGCAGGTGATGTGTGCTGATTATCCGCCAATGGCAGTCCATCTGAACTTTTATGGAAATATGCCATTTTCTCAGATAAGCCGCATCTCCGTAAGATTGCATCAACCTCTTTTTCAACAAGCACGCTTAAGTGATTATTTATCATTACTCCAAGTTTCTTGACATATTCAGCTGCAACCTCATGGCCAGATATTGGTTGTTGGATGGCAGACAGACAGTTGATCAAGAAGATCTTAGAAGGCGTTTCAGTGTCCTGCACTCAGGTGATAGAAAACCAATATTTCTTCAGAtcaaaaaatgtataattatCCGCATCATTGTACTGAAACACTCGATGAACTTCAGATAAAGAAGGCATACTGAAGAGGTCGTGCGAACCTGAGATGCTGGAGCAGGACTGCTTTGGGACAATAGTGCATCTACTGATGATTTGCTATTCTGGCTAGAATCAGCATTCATCCTACCTCTTCTTGATATATGGCCAGCTCCCTTGGATTTGTGAGCCTCTGCTGCTTGCTCACACATCTGCAGTAATTGGAGCAAAATCAAACATAATAATGGCACACCGAGCCTGTTTTGTCTATTTATAATAAGACGGGAGCGGGAGTTTTTGCTTTAGGATGTCAAGATGTTGAAATATAACTGAAAAAGTAGGTCGCTGAATTAAACAGCTATTGTGGTAGCAATATCATGTAGAGAGCATCAATccattgaaataaatgaaaagtttaattgtaagatcccacgtcggttgtagaggagaacaaaacattttttataagagtgtggaaacctctccctagcatacgcgttttaaaacactgAGGGGAAGactaaaaaggaaaacccaaagaagacaatatctgctagtggtgaacttgggtcgttgcaaatggtatcagagccggcaccgggcgatgtgccagcgaggaggttgagactcgaagggggtggacacgaggcggtgtgccagcaaggacactgagctccgaagggggtggattggggtcccacatcgattgaagaagggaacgagtaccagcgaggacgctgggccccaaaggggggtggattgtgagatcccacatcggttggagaggagaacgaaacattctttataagggtgtggaaacctctccctagcagacgcattttaaaaactttgaggggaagcccgaatgggaaaacccaaataagacaatatctgctagcgtaCATTTTCCTACGACAGGCTATCCTTGTCACACTTCTCAAGGAGCAGAAAACATAACTGGCCAGTTTGATCATGTTTTTCTAACTGCTATAAGCAATTATTTGAAGAACGGGGAATACGtcccacaacaaaatggatgATAGATTTTCAGGCAAACAAGCACTAAGGCTTGTCTAATGGAAAGAggaatcattattattttcctctgCATCGTTTTATAGGTAGAAGGCATCTACCTAAAACATGAAACTAAGTAAACACAGATTTGATATTACACACATATGTAGATAGTCAGAAGCAAAGCCAAAAAATATAACAAGTCCTGATACAAACAAACCTGAATTATGGGATCAAGTAAAGCAGATAAGACTGGATCAAAAGCAGCCTTTTTCCCTGAAGCTGGAACCATCATGCTATTATAAGTATCGATTATTTCAAGCAGCACAGAAACTCCTTCTCTAACTGCTGGTGGCGGAGAGAGATCAACAGCAACAAAGGAAGGAAATCGCAAAAGCTTCTCTCCTCTACTCTTAAGGATATCAAAGAAAGTCTTCTGAGCAGCATCATTTAGCATCCACAGGGTATTGCATAGAGCCGTATCTCTCCCAAGCAAATCTGAAATCTAATACTTAACAGACAGTTataacaaagaaaacacaagCCGAAGGACTCTCgggattcaaattaatatacgTCGACTCACCGTATAGCTGTAAAATTCCAGAGTGTTGCTcagtttatatgaaatgatcAGAGATGGTTGAGACTGCAGCACTTGCTCAACTCTCGCTTTAAACGGCCGGCAAACTCCTTCAAAAATTCTATCCAAAACAAAGGTTAggtcattttcttgttttccaGATTCATGCTCCAAGTCCGGGGAGAATTTGTCGGCAGTTGGTCCAACATCAATTACTGCATCTGGGTCTAGTAGTATATATACAAGCTCACGTTCAGATGCCAACGcctacataaaaaaaatcaggCTGGTAAAAAATCAAAGTAGAATTCCTCGTCTTTGGCAGTATGCCACTCCAATATTGCAAGGATCCCAAGGGCTACAATTAGTAGAGCTAGAGAATATACCAAACCAACTAAAAGGACTGTTTCATACCTGATGTAGCCACCCTAACATATCCCCGACATAACGTAAAGGATCGTGGGCATGTACTTCAATAGGTCGAGGCAACCCACCTGGCCCTCCACGTGTGAGAGCACTGATAAACCTTCTAAACAATGCATTATGCCTCATATTTGCAACCTACAAGAtttgttaataattttaatgaaaaaaaaaaaaaagaaggtaagAGCACCAAAAAT
This genomic interval carries:
- the LOC111788858 gene encoding conserved oligomeric Golgi complex subunit 6 translates to MGTTMAGLAPGLSRKLKKVLESRTDTPDVLGSLNTLSTFYTDNTPQNRRNLRSTIEKRSLSINIDFLRASDTAQQALDRVEEEVNALADCCDRIAKALNSSSASIGDIISTTERLKQELEITTQRQEIVSCFVRGYQISNEEINALRHEDLNEKFFKALSHVQEIHANCKTLLRTHHQRAGLELMDMMAVYQEAAYERLCRWVQTECRSLGETDNPEVGELLKTAVRCLRERPVLFKYCAEEVANMRHNALFRRFISALTRGGPGGLPRPIEVHAHDPLRYVGDMLGWLHQALASERELVYILLDPDAVIDVGPTADKFSPDLEHESGKQENDLTFVLDRIFEGVCRPFKARVEQVLQSQPSLIISYKLSNTLEFYSYTISDLLGRDTALCNTLWMLNDAAQKTFFDILKSRGEKLLRFPSFVAVDLSPPPAVREGVSVLLEIIDTYNSMMVPASGKKAAFDPVLSALLDPIIQMCEQAAEAHKSKGAGHISRRGRMNADSSQNSKSSVDALLSQSSPAPASQDTETPSKIFLINCLSAIQQPISGHEVAAEYVKKLGVMINNHLSVLVEKEVDAILRRCGLSEKMAYFHKSSDGLPLADNQHTSPASLSENLKAFFGLVLGSESSLPEFELLQVPKLRSEACIQVARSLAEGYELIYEAIMDPNNGYPDPKSLARHPPDQIRTILGI